The following is a genomic window from Lysinibacillus sp. JNUCC-52.
CAGCAAAGTTCCTATTCCTTTTCCCCTAACTTCTGGAGTCAATGCTATTCCTAATTCAGGCGTATGATTATCTACATAGCCATATCCTTTATTACTCTCGTTAAACAAGCGATACCAAACAGCGCCAACAGGTTGGAGATTCGTATTTACTGCAATGAATGCTGTATCTCCATTTCGCCCCCAGCCTTCATGATATTTTTTAATATGACTTGAGTTGATTAAATCCTCTTTTTTAGGTTTGTTCTCAAGAATATGGATAGATTCATAAAGCATATCCGTCAAAAAATCCAATTCACTTTTTTCAACATTTTTAATTGTAATCATGCCAATCCCCCTGATACTTTTTATTTTCTTTTATGTACAATTGCTTTTTCCCTCAGCAACTAAAATACACTACGTAAAAATCGAAATATTATAAATATTACCTTACCTATATTTAGTATAATAAATAAAGAATAAAATTTTAAGTGAAACAGGAGGAATTTTTTATGTCATTATCCAAAACAAATGTTTGCATTTGGAAGCCATTTTCAACTTCACCACCACCGTTTACTCCTGCTGCTCAGGTAGCACTGAATAGGCTTATATACAAAACAGATTAAGAATCTGCGAGATATAAGCTGTTTCGCAGATTCGAAGGAGTAAACAATGCAATCTAAAATTCAGTTTATTTTATCCATGATTATTTTCGGTACAATCGGTTTAGTTGTACGAAATATTGATCTTTCTTCGAGCGAAAGAGCTTTACTAAGCAGTCTTATAGGATGTTTATTTTTAACCGTACTTTTCTTTATGATGAAGAAAAAAATATCATGGCAATTAATGAAATCCAATGCATCCATTTTGTTATTTTCCAGTATTGCATTAGGGGGAAATTGGGTTTTTCTTTACCAATCCTATGACCATACGACCATTGCCAACGCAACACTTGGCTACTATTTTGCACCAGTGTTTGTGATGATTCTTTCTCCAATTATATTGAAAGAACAATTGTCACTGAAAAAAGTAGTTTGTATTTTGGTCGCAATTATGGGGTTAGTTTTAATTGTAGGGGAAGGTGTGAGTGCATCTAAAACGGATGATCTCCTCGGACTTTTTTATGGATTAGTTGCCGCTGCTTTTTACGCTGCTTTATTACTATTAAATAAATTTATTAAAGGGATGGAGAAACTGGAGCTGACAATTATTCAGCTCGGTACAACTGCAATTTTTCTTATGCCCTATGTTCTCTTAACTTCTGGCTTTGGCATGTTTAACGTATCGAGAGCATCCATTCCTTTTATTTTTATTTTAGGGATTTTTAATACGGGGATTGGATTTTGGTTATTCTTTTCTGGTATGGAGAAACTTAAAGGGCAAAGTATTGCGATGTTAAGCTATGTTGATCCATTTGTAGCTATCCTGATTTCGGCTTTAGTACTGCAGGAGCAAATGACAATGCTTCAAATGCTCGGTGGTGCATTACTATTAGCCTCAACCTTCATGAGCGAAATTAAATCACTTACATTTTTGAAACAATAAATATCGCCCTATACAGTGGGAAGTATTGATTTCCCACTGTATTTTTATTTTTACGAATTTCTATTGATTAAAAATTACCAAAGTAAATCATTTAAAAATGTCAGAATATCTTCGTTCACGTCGTTTTGGTCTGTGCCTATTGTCATTAAATGCTTAGCGTTCGGATACCCTTTCATCGTTTTATACGGTGTTGCAACGTTTTGAAAAATTACCTCTGCACTGTCTTTATATAAAGAATCATCTAATACACCATATAAAATACTAATTGGTGAGGTAATAAGTGCTAATTGTTCCATCGTTCTTTGAATGAGGTGTTGGAATTCAACTAATGAGTTGATAGGCATCTGTTGTAGACGTGTTATTTCTAAATTTATTGCGTCTTCATTTTTTCCTTCGAGCTGTTTATAACCTTTTGCATAATGAAAAACACGCTGTTGAAGAAAAGTTGCTTCTCTATGTATGGGTACAGACATTGTCACAACACCAGTTACCGATAACTCTTGAGCTACTTTTAATGCAAATACACCACCAAGCGAAAGACCAACTACAGCTATTTTTTCATAGCCCTCATTCTTCAAAAATTGATAACCATCTAGTACATCTTGCCACCAATCAGTCGGTCTAAAAGTGAGCAGTTTTTCTGCTGTTAAACCATGTCCTTTGTACAATGGTGCGTAGCAAGTATAATTGTGCTTCTGCAAAAACTTCCCTAACTTTTTCATATCAATCGTATTACTTGTAAAAGAGTGTAATAGTAAAACAGCCTTGTCTCCACCTGTATAGAAAAAAGGCTTAGGGGGTATTATTTTCATCACGTTTTTATACCTCGCTAACATATGCTTTTTCTTCAATTTCATTTCGGAACGTCCAATTTCTTTTAAGGATAATTTCCATGCTTATTTACCAAGTCTATCAGCACTTCCAATTTCATTTCAACCTGCTGAAGGAAATCGAGCAGGCGAGCAATTTAAAACTTTGATATAATTTATGCGTACTATTGGAAATTTCAAACGTTAGAAAGAAGGAATAATAATGTCAGTAAGAAACAACGATAATTTGGTTAAATACCCCAAATTATTAGTTGCTGCTATCGTGTTGGGAGTCGTTTTAAACCCATTAAATACAACTATGATTACGGTAGCTTTGCCATCCATCCAACATGAATTTCAACTTACAGCACATGATATTTCTTTATTAATATCTTCCTACTTTATTGTAAGTGCCATCTTTTTACCTCTTGCTGGAAAATTTAGTGATCATTATGGTAGGAAAAAAATCTTTCTATCAGGATTAATCCTAGTTTCTATTTCTTCCTTATTCGCACCATTATCCCCTAATCTCATGTTTCTAATAGGAATGAGAACCATCCAAGCCATTGGAACCTCAGCTCTTTTTCCCGCTGGAATAGGGATTGTCCGTTCATATATTGATAAAAATCAAAATAGAGTAATCGCAACTTTAGCTGTATTTTCCACTACTTCAGCAGCACTCGGTCCAACAATTAGTGGATTATTAATTCAGTATGCTGGTTGGTCGGTTATTTTTTATGTTAATTTCCCTATTATCATAACTTCAGCAATATTAGCTTTAGTTTGTATACCAAAAGATAGTAGTATGGCCAGTCAACATTTCAAATGGGATTTACTTGGCATAATCTTATTTGGCACATTACTGTCATGCTGGATGATGTTTTTCCAATCATTAGAAAATGGTTTCAATGTAGGAATGTTAGTCTTATCGATTTTAACTTCACTTTTGTTTTACTACTACGAAAAAAAGAAAAAAGAACCATTTTTAAATGTGGTGTTTTTAGCAAAAAACCCAAAAATATCATTAGTTTATATTCAGTTTATACTAGTAACACTGGTCTTTTTCTCTTTAATTTTATCTATGCCTACTTACTTACAAAATGTGATTATGCTTGACTCCAAATCAGCAGGAATCATGTTGCTCTCTATTTCATTGTTTGCCATGCTGATGACACCTATTGCAACGCGGTGGATTGAGAAAGTAGGATTTAGAATTCCATTAATGTTTGGAGCAATTGTAGGAATTTTAGGTGTTGGATTATTGTTTGCCTTTAATCACACTTCAGATTTACTATGGGTGTTCACCGTGTTATCAATTATAGGGATAAGTAATGGTGCATTATCAATTGGTACACAAAATTCACTCTATTCGATTGTTTCAAAAGAACAAAGTGGCATTTCTTCAGGTTTACTACAGACCTCCAGATTTATAGGAAATATTCTTGCATCTAGTTTATATGGTGTTATGTTTGCTTCTGGGGTAAATGATGCAAATAAAAATGCTATTTCCTTCGTTTTACTAATTGTTTCTTGTTTGATAATACCTGCTATTCTTTTTATTACAAAGCGAGATAAAGGTAATCCGATAAATGAATATGTAGAGTAAAAATTTTAAAATAGATCCATCAATACCATTAACTTTAAGCTTCTCTAAATAAAAAACCAATCTCCTATCTCAGGAAATTGGTCAGTGTATTTCTATTTTTACATTTCTAAATCTGTAAATGCGTATGGTAGTAATTCCTTTAAAGTCAATTCTAAAATATCTTTATTTTCGTTTGTTAAATATACAGGCATGTCAGGTAAACAAAACTCTGCTAAAACTTGTCTGCAAATGCTGCAGGGCGGAAGAAAATCAACCGTATCACCTGCTACAGCAATAGCCTTGAAATCACCTTTTTGATAACCATTTGCTACTGCCGTAAAAATAGCGGTTCTCTCTGCACAGTTAGTTGCACCTAGAGAAACATTTTCTACATTTACTCCATTAATTACAGTATCATCTTTTAGCAATAGTGCTACTCCAACTGGGAATTTGGAATAAGGAACGTAAGCTTTTGCCTTCATCTTGCGCGCACTTTCCATTAATACTTCTTTATTCATAATATCCACCCTTTTTTCTAAGAATGAACTTTTTAAAGTTCCCTTTACGTCAACATATAGTTGACAGGACTATTAATACTATATGTGAAATAGGTATCTGTCAATATAGTAGATGTAACAAAAAATACTTTTAAAATAAACAAATGTTTAAGTAACCTTAAAAGTAAAAATGCCTCGATCAGATAGACAACGAGGCATTTTCTGTGTCAAAATTAATTACTTTTTAGGCTGTAAATCCTCTATGGAGTCTATATCCATATATTCAGGTACTACAAATCCATTTTTTGTCCCTTTTAAGTTCTCACCTAAATCATCTAAGTCATCCTTATATTTTTCATAAAATGAGCTATGTGTTGTTGGTAACCAAGCAGCTACTGTTGCATCAGCTACCCCTGTAGCGATTGCTTGAAACATAATGGCAGGATCTACGGGTGTAATTGTGACAGTGTATCCTAGTTCTTCAAATACTGCCTGTAGTACACTACTTGAAGCTCTTTCTGAATCCCATGGCGTAGAAGCTAATTCAATTTCTGTTCCATCTACTTTTTTCGCATCTTTTGTCCAATCTTTTACCTTGTCTTGGTTTTCTTCTATCCATTTGTCTGCTGCTTCTTCAAATGAACTCGTTTGTGCTTCAAACATTACAGCTTCCATATCTTCTGGTTCCCAATAGAAATTGTCGAGGATTTTATACGCATCAGGTAAATCTTTTTCCAAGTCTTTACGTGCAAGTGTATTAATGTTTTCCTCTCCACCTAATGTCCCTTGAGGATCTTCTAAAAATTTCAAATCATAAGATGAAAACATCCAATGTGGTGTCCATCCAGTAATAATAATTGGATCTTCATTGCGAATAGCCTGTTCTAAAGAACCTAACATCCCAGGTGTTGAACTTTGTTCAAGTTCCCATCCTTTTAAGTTATCATATTTCTCTAAAGTTTTTTCCGCAAGATCAGTCAACCCAGCTCCTGGTTCAATTCCAATAATCTTATAATCTACTTGTTCCCCTATGTTTGGCGCATTGCCTGTTGAATTGCCCTCGTCTTTTTTACTATCTCCATCACCACACCCCGTTAAAAGTAGCATAGTGGCTAATCCTAAAGTGAGTCCTACCGATTTCAATTTCATCTTTTTTCTTCCCCCTAGTTTGAAAACTTAGAGTTTCAGTATCTTCCTAAGAAACCCTTTATTTTAATTTTTTTACTCAGCTACCAAAAGTAACAACTTGATTTTAACAACAGGTTGTTACTTTTGTCAAACGACTCCCTTTCTAGAGATACCCCTCTTTGCGTATTCACTAACATCTTTTCTCAATAAAAAAATAGCCCTTTCTTCAGTTCTCACTATTATCCTTAAAAAATAAAAATCGCATTTTTAAGGCTAATTTTTCATACTATATTTCCATAATTTATTTAATAAATGAAATGAATGTATTAAAATTAAGGTAAAAGTTGGTTTGAAGAAACGTGAGGTGCGGACGATTTGAATAAAAATTTATTAGCAAATATATTTTTATTTATGGGAATCATTTTGTTGTTATTAAAATTATTCATTGTAATGGGGTATTTAAAAGAAGTTCGCGGAAACTACGGTACGTATATGGATGTATATTTGTTTTTCTTTTTCATTGGGGTCGTCTTGAAGTCATCGAGAAAGGGGAAAGGAAGCAACGCTTAAGGAAATACCCCGATACAATATATCAAGGCATTTCCATAGCTAAGGAGCCTATCGGTAAAACATTTATTATCTACAGCCATGTCATCCCCCTCCATTAAAATGGACCACCTTCAAAACCAATAGGCCAACCATCTTCTTTGAATTTTACTTTATACTGATATTCTTTCGGATGCTCACTATAAAAAGCTATACTAAAACCTGTGAAAATTCGATCATCAAAATTAATGATCTTGCCAAATGTTATGGTGGATAAATAGAAATCATCCACTTCTTGAGCAGGAAAGAAATTTTTTAAATACATGAAAGCACTGCTAACATGTTGATGAAGTTGATCGAATATTCGTTCCGCCAAGTCAATAAATTTTGCACAAGGCCTATCATTATCTCCTTGTACAAATATTTCAACATCTTCCCATTGAGCAATAGCCAAACTGCAAAACCATTGTTTTGGAAGGAAACTTTCTTCTTCATCTTCTAAATAGGTATTAGAAAGGTTCAATCGTTTTGCATCATTGTTAGTTAATGATTTAGAAAGAATAAGATTCTTAAGTAAAAAATCTTTCACATCTTTTATTTCGAAATAATCCACTTTTTCACCTCATAGTTCTTATTTAAAATAGTTGACCATTTTATATCGTGAATACTCATCGAGCCAATCGCTGTATTTTTCATATATGGGTAATATCGTTTCCTTATTTGTTGCAATGACTTCGCAGCCTCTATCATCATAAATAAAAAAAATAACATTTTTAGTGATGTTTATAAAAAACACATCTGGATAGCTCGCAGCCGATCGAAATTTTGGTTTTAGCGGGAAATCTTCGTTACACGCTGC
Proteins encoded in this region:
- a CDS encoding GNAT family N-acetyltransferase, which produces MITIKNVEKSELDFLTDMLYESIHILENKPKKEDLINSSHIKKYHEGWGRNGDTAFIAVNTNLQPVGAVWYRLFNESNKGYGYVDNHTPELGIALTPEVRGKGIGTLLMKAIIQQAMNDGYKSISLSVDLENRQAVHIYKKLGFEDYELLGTSMTMIYRVKGV
- a CDS encoding DMT family transporter, with amino-acid sequence MQSKIQFILSMIIFGTIGLVVRNIDLSSSERALLSSLIGCLFLTVLFFMMKKKISWQLMKSNASILLFSSIALGGNWVFLYQSYDHTTIANATLGYYFAPVFVMILSPIILKEQLSLKKVVCILVAIMGLVLIVGEGVSASKTDDLLGLFYGLVAAAFYAALLLLNKFIKGMEKLELTIIQLGTTAIFLMPYVLLTSGFGMFNVSRASIPFIFILGIFNTGIGFWLFFSGMEKLKGQSIAMLSYVDPFVAILISALVLQEQMTMLQMLGGALLLASTFMSEIKSLTFLKQ
- a CDS encoding alpha/beta hydrolase; this encodes MKLKKKHMLARYKNVMKIIPPKPFFYTGGDKAVLLLHSFTSNTIDMKKLGKFLQKHNYTCYAPLYKGHGLTAEKLLTFRPTDWWQDVLDGYQFLKNEGYEKIAVVGLSLGGVFALKVAQELSVTGVVTMSVPIHREATFLQQRVFHYAKGYKQLEGKNEDAINLEITRLQQMPINSLVEFQHLIQRTMEQLALITSPISILYGVLDDSLYKDSAEVIFQNVATPYKTMKGYPNAKHLMTIGTDQNDVNEDILTFLNDLLW
- a CDS encoding MFS transporter, with the protein product MSVRNNDNLVKYPKLLVAAIVLGVVLNPLNTTMITVALPSIQHEFQLTAHDISLLISSYFIVSAIFLPLAGKFSDHYGRKKIFLSGLILVSISSLFAPLSPNLMFLIGMRTIQAIGTSALFPAGIGIVRSYIDKNQNRVIATLAVFSTTSAALGPTISGLLIQYAGWSVIFYVNFPIIITSAILALVCIPKDSSMASQHFKWDLLGIILFGTLLSCWMMFFQSLENGFNVGMLVLSILTSLLFYYYEKKKKEPFLNVVFLAKNPKISLVYIQFILVTLVFFSLILSMPTYLQNVIMLDSKSAGIMLLSISLFAMLMTPIATRWIEKVGFRIPLMFGAIVGILGVGLLFAFNHTSDLLWVFTVLSIIGISNGALSIGTQNSLYSIVSKEQSGISSGLLQTSRFIGNILASSLYGVMFASGVNDANKNAISFVLLIVSCLIIPAILFITKRDKGNPINEYVE
- a CDS encoding cytidine deaminase — protein: MNKEVLMESARKMKAKAYVPYSKFPVGVALLLKDDTVINGVNVENVSLGATNCAERTAIFTAVANGYQKGDFKAIAVAGDTVDFLPPCSICRQVLAEFCLPDMPVYLTNENKDILELTLKELLPYAFTDLEM
- a CDS encoding glycine betaine ABC transporter substrate-binding protein, which encodes MKLKSVGLTLGLATMLLLTGCGDGDSKKDEGNSTGNAPNIGEQVDYKIIGIEPGAGLTDLAEKTLEKYDNLKGWELEQSSTPGMLGSLEQAIRNEDPIIITGWTPHWMFSSYDLKFLEDPQGTLGGEENINTLARKDLEKDLPDAYKILDNFYWEPEDMEAVMFEAQTSSFEEAADKWIEENQDKVKDWTKDAKKVDGTEIELASTPWDSERASSSVLQAVFEELGYTVTITPVDPAIMFQAIATGVADATVAAWLPTTHSSFYEKYKDDLDDLGENLKGTKNGFVVPEYMDIDSIEDLQPKK